Below is a window of Pseudomonadota bacterium DNA.
CGTACTGCTCACAACGGTGGCGCCCGTCTGCGCTGTCTTTGGCGGCGTCATCAGCCTCCTCGTAACAGGTCAGTCTCTCAGTATCTCTGCGATAGTCGGTTTTATATCGATCATCGGCATATCGACATTTAAAACGTGTATTTTAATAAGCCATTATCTTGAGGTGTATAAGGAAAAGAAAAATCGTCAGGAAGCTATTATTGAAACAGTACGGGAAAAATTCAGGTCAATTCTTATGGTCGGTCTTACCGCCTCATTGGGACTTCTTCCTGCCGCTCTGGCCCATGGTGTGGGGAGTCAAATCCAAAAACCGCTTGCTATTGTTGTTGTTGGTGGAATGCTCATAGGTACAGGCATTATTCTTCTTGTTATGCCGTTGCTGTTCAAGTTTGTACAAATTGAGGAGTAATCAATTGTTAAAATACAGAAGGGGGTCTAAAGTGTCGCAATTCATAAGGATCAAACATTATATTATCAATCTGGAAACGCTGACCTATATTCGCCTGGCAGAAGATTACATCGACTTCGGATTTGCCTTCCCTACAGAAAAGGCTGGCGGGCACAACTATGTAAGGCTTGAAAAGGGAGTAGATTTGGACGATACGGATTTTAAGGAGGTGAGAGACTTTGCTCTCGGACTACCTGATCCGGATAGGGTTATTGTTGTATAAATATTGACAAGGAATCTCCCTCTAAATTTAAGCACTGTCAATAAATACTGACATCTTGAATACATCATTGGGCAACAGGCCGTATTTAGTGGACACCAAAGCTGACGTACAATACAAAGTCGGGGGTGTCAACATGGAAATGGCTCAAAAAAAGTATTCACAAAGCGGTTTGTTTTGCCTTGTATGATATTTCTTCTGTTTTTCCGGGTTATATAAGTTACTTGCATCCTTTTTCATTATCCATATTTTTGTCTAATTCAAACTCATCGTTTTCGCTTTATTGGGTACGTTGCATTAAAACTATCGGACATATAGACAACAGAGGGGTTCATATTATTGGATGTGTATAGTCTCTTCGCAGAAACTTCCCACTTGTCGAACTGAAGCGAGCTTGTTGCAAAGCCTGCCTGTGCGATGTATTTGCCTTTTGTATTTCAGTTGACATGTATTCCCGGTATTTGTATAAAGTAGCTCAACCGACAGGGAAAGCATCTGGAATCAACTGCATAAGGACGGTATGGAATGGATAAAAAGAAGATAAAGGTTTTAATTCGTGACCTTGTCATTTTCTGGTTTTTGGTGATTATTTTTATTCTTATCTGGAGACATAATATTGCTGCTACCTGTTTTATAGTAATTGTTTATCTCATACGGTATTTCCTGTGGCCTGACAATGAAGATCATGTTGTGTTTGTTGCCGGTGCAGTTCTCGGTTCAATTGCCGAGATTATTGCCACAAAAGCCGGTACCTGGAGCTATACACTTCCTACCTTTCTCAATATACCCCTCTGGCTTCCTTTTGCCTGGGGTTTTGTTTCTGTCCTGATTATTCGAATAGCCCAGACCTTCCTGAGAAACAGGGACTGAAACTGGTCCATGACCTGCGTCGCCATAACTACGTATCGAAAGAAATTGAAAAATGGGGTTCAGGGTTAAAGAGGATAAAAACTTCGTTGACCCTCGAATATCATGGTGATAGAGTATTGTTGTTCCCGGTGCAATTCACTACAGGAAGGTTAACACTATGAGAGCAATGATATTGAACAGGATATGCAACATCAGTGAAAACAAGCATCCCCTTGAATTAACGGATTTGCCCATCCCTGTGCCGAAGGAAGATGAAATCCTTATCCGGGTATCTACCTGCGGCGTCTGCCATACCGAACTTGATGAGATTGAGGGCAGAACTCCCCCGCCCCGATTTCCTGTTGTCCCTGGACACCAGATTGTGGGAAAAATAGAGAAAACAGGTGAAAAGGTAAAAAAACTGAAAGCAGGCGACAGGGTGGGCGTCGGATGGATCCACTCTGCCTGCGGAACATGCAGGTTCTGTCTTGAAGGCGATGAAAACCTCTGCATACAGTTTGAAGCCACGGGCAGGGATGTTAACGGAGGATATGCCGAGTATGCCGCTGTCCCTGAAAAATTCGCCTACATGATCCCCGATATATTTTCCGATATAGAGGCGGCTCCGCTTTTATGCGCCGGCGCAATCGGGTACCGGTCGATACGGCTCACAGGCATTAAAAACGGCGACACCCTCGGGCTCATAGGATTCGGCGCATCTGCCCATATTGTCCTGCAGATGGCGCAATACAAGTACCCGAAATCAAAGATATTTGTCTTTGCCCGCAGTGACGGGGAACGTACCTTTGCACGGGAACTCGGCGCTCACTGGTCAGGCGACATTGAAGACGAACCACCGGAACAACTTCGTTGTGCCATTGATACAACCCCGGTCTGGAAACCGATCTTGGAGGGATTAAGGCATCTTGAGAGGGGCGGTCGGCTTGTCATTAATGCGATACGAAAGGAGGAGATAGACAAGGAAACTCTTCTCGATCTTGACTATCCGGGCCATCTCTGGCTTGAGAAAGAGATAAAAAGCGTTGCCAATGTGGCAGGCAGGGATATCAGCGAATTTCTTGAATTGGCGGCAAAAATACCAATCAAACCGGAGGTGCAGGAATACATGCTTGAAGATGCCAACACAGCTCTCGTCGAACTCAAGGAAAGAAAGATTCGCGGGGCAAAGGTGCTGAGAATCGGCGAAACATAGCACCCACAGTTTTTTTCATGCCTCAGCAAGAGACCTGTGCATCCAGTATTTCCCTTATTTTATTTAACAAATCGTACGATGTTAATGGTTTTTGAATAAAGTTAACTGTTTTATCTTGAACCCCTTTATCAATAACAACATCGCCGGTATAGCCGCTGGTGAAGAGCACCTTGATGTCGGGATTAATCTTCTTTATCTCCTCATATGCCTCTTTCCCGTTCTTTTTGGGCATAACAACATCGAAGAGAAGAAGGTCTATTTCATCTTTATGTTCAAAAAAACTCCGGAGGGCATCCTCTCCATCAACGGCCTCAATGACGGTATAGCCTGCCATGCCGAGCACCATCGTGGCAAGGGTTCGTAATTCAGTATTATCCTCAGCTATAAGGATTGTTTCTGTACCGCCCTTAACCTCCAGAATCCCGTTTTTCTCTTCGTCTTTTATTGTTTTTATTGCCGGGATGAATATACAAAACGTTGTACCCACGCCCTGGTCACTGTATGTATCAATAAACCCGTTATGCTGCTTGATAATGCCGTATACCATAGAGAGGCCGAGCCCTGTACCCCTGCCTACCTCCTTTGTGGTGAAGAAGGGGTCGTATATGTGCTCTTTTGTCTTTTTATCCATGCCAATGCCGGTATCTTTTACCAATATCAGGGCATATTCGCCAGATTTGTCATATCCCTGCATCTGCAGAAATTCGGTATCCGCTTTTACCTTTTTTGTTTCGATAACTAACCTGCCTCCTTTTGGCATAGCATCACGTGCGTTTGTGGTAAGATTCATCAATACCTGGTCTATCTGTGTTTTGTCGGCCATAATGGTAACATCTGTATTTTCAAGTATTACTTCCAAATCTATGTCTTCTGTTAAGAGTCTCTTTAACAGTGTTTCCATTGCCTTTATAAGGGTATTAACCTTGTAAGGCTTAAGCTCTATTACCTGTTTCCTGCTGAAGGCCAAAAGGTTCTGGGTAAGACCTGCAGCCTTTTCTGATGATGTGAGTATGTGTTCCAGATACATCCTTCTCGGATCATCCTTGTCCATCTTCATCTTTAAGATATCCCCATACCCCATAATAGCAGAAATGATATTATTGAAGTCATGGGCAATGCCGCCGGCAAGTTGACCGATAGACTCTATTTTTTGTGATTGGAGAAGCTGGGCTTGCAGTTTTTCCCTATCTTCCTCTGCCCGTTTCTGCCCGGTTATATCCGTCAGAGCGGTAATGCTGTAATCTTTCAAATGCGTTGTTCTGAATTCTATACACTTGGTCTGCCCATTCTTACAGGTAATGATGAACTCTATATCGGCGCCCTTGCCTCCTTCGTGTAATCTGTCTGTTTTCCATGCATCAATAACTTTTCTCCTGTATTCCGGATCAGGATATGCCTTCTCGAACCAGCCTGTCCCGATAGTAATATCCTGAAGGTTGTAACCGGTAATATTGGTAAATTCCGGGTTGAGGTACTGATATTTACCGCTTTTATCTATGAGCGCAATGCCGACAGGCTGGTGTTCGAGGATGGTAAAAAGGGTTTTTCTCTCATCCTGCAGGGCTTCTATAGCTTTTTTCCGCTCTGTTATATCGAGAAGCGTCCCTATAATTGCCGGTTTCCCTTGATACATAATACGTGTAGTGTATGCTTCAACATTTTTTATATCGCCGTTTTTTGCAAGTATTCTGAATTCAAAATTAAGGGATTCGATTTCTCCTGACAGCCTTTTATGCATATTTTCTTTTACCCTGGGCCAGTCTTCGGGCAAGACCAGGTTTATCGGTCCTTTTTTGTCTATAATTTCATTGACTGTTAAACCATGTACTTCAGCGAACCTTGCGTTAACATATCTGAATAGGCCATCCTGAACAATATACATCCCGGCAAGCGATTTCTCTGCCATCTCCCTGAACTTGTTCTCCGATTCCTGCAGGGCCTGTTCTGTCCGCTCTCTCCTGGTTTCTGCTTTTTCAAGTTCAGCAATACGTTGGCGCAATTCAGACAATTCTTTGATAAGCCGCTCTTTGTTCTTGTTTTTATCTTCCATTTTATACCAATTCGCCTTCAAGAGTATTGATTGCCTCGCGGGTTAATACTACGAAGCTTACTTCGAGATGGTTGCCCCGCAACTTATCACGGGGTAATTCATTTAACATTGTTGCCTCGCCTTTGATGCCCCATCCGCTTGCAGCATGGTGATTCATTACAATTAGGAGCATACAATATTGTATACAATACTTCAAAGATTATTTTTCAGAGGATTACGGGCAAAATTATATTTATCATCCAACAACGTAAGGCAAAAGGTATTTGTAAATCATGATATTATTATGGAAAAAGCCAGTATTCGACACTCATAATTTCATAAGCCTTTTCCTGTCAGTATCCGGAGTATCTCCACGTATCGTGCCTGTGTCTTGTCGACTATTTCGGCCGGCAGTTCCGGACCTGGATATTTTTTGTTCCAGTCGAGCGTATTAAGATAATCTCTCACAATCTGTTTATCATAGCTGTCCTGAGGTTTTCCCGGTTGATAACCTTTTATCGACCAGAACCTCGATGAGTCAGGGGTCAACATCTCGTCTATAACTATCATTTCTCCGTCCAGCATGCCGAACTCGAACTTTGTGTCTGCTATTATAACACCCTTCTCTTCGGCAATTTTGCATGCCTTTTCATATATGCTTATACTTGTATCTCTCAGTTTTTTTGCCACCGCTTCACCTATCAGATCAATTGTTTCATTATAGGTAATGCTCATATCGTGGCCTTCATCAGCCTTTGTGGTTGGTGTAAAAATAGGCATCTCCAGTTTTGATGATTCCCGGAGGCCTTTGGTCAACGGTATTCCGCAAATATTCCCTTTTTCCTTATAATCGTTCCATCCCGAGCCTGCAAGGTATCCCCTGACCACACACTCAACGGGTATCACCTTTGCTTTCTTAACGATCATGCTCCGGTCTTTCAGTTGTCCACCATACTTTTTCAAAGGCTCGGGATATTTTTCAACATCCGTCTCCAGTATATGGTTACTGATAATATCTTCCATCTCATGAAACCAGAACCCGGAAAGCTTTGTTAAAACCCTGCCTTTATCAGTGATGCCGGTAGGTAAAACCACATCGAAGGCGGATAACCTGTCGGTGGTAACGATTAAAAGCCTATCACCCAGATCATATATATCCCTGACCTTCCCTTTTTTGGGAACACCTATCTCAGCAAAATTAGTTTCCCTTAAAGTTTTGTCCGTATCCATATGACCCTTCCTTTTTTATTTTTTATATATTATGAAGTAATGTCTTTTCATGTCTCCGGTTCGAACTCGCTTTTTGATGCGCCGCAGACAGGACATACCCAGTTTTCAGGCAGTTTCTCAAAGGCTGTGCCGGGTTTTATGCCGGCATCAGTATCACCATTTGCCGGGTCATATACATATCCGCAGACATTACACTTATATTTGCCGGCGATAGCGGGCTTTTCCCCGGGCTCCTCTTCTTTAACATACGTCGGGGCTGTTTTCGGAGATTTACCGCCCTTTATCTGATGGTAATATGCATAGGTCATCGGCTCTCCATCGCTTAAGGTATCACAGTCAACCACTTTTCCGATAAAAATAGAATGTGTACCCACGTCGGTAACACCGATGACCTCGCATTCAAGATAGCCTGCGCTATATTCCAGTACGATGGGGGCGCCTGTTAAACCGGTTTTAAACTTTACGTC
It encodes the following:
- a CDS encoding zinc-dependent alcohol dehydrogenase family protein, with protein sequence MRAMILNRICNISENKHPLELTDLPIPVPKEDEILIRVSTCGVCHTELDEIEGRTPPPRFPVVPGHQIVGKIEKTGEKVKKLKAGDRVGVGWIHSACGTCRFCLEGDENLCIQFEATGRDVNGGYAEYAAVPEKFAYMIPDIFSDIEAAPLLCAGAIGYRSIRLTGIKNGDTLGLIGFGASAHIVLQMAQYKYPKSKIFVFARSDGERTFARELGAHWSGDIEDEPPEQLRCAIDTTPVWKPILEGLRHLERGGRLVINAIRKEEIDKETLLDLDYPGHLWLEKEIKSVANVAGRDISEFLELAAKIPIKPEVQEYMLEDANTALVELKERKIRGAKVLRIGET
- a CDS encoding PAS domain S-box protein, with the protein product MEDKNKNKERLIKELSELRQRIAELEKAETRRERTEQALQESENKFREMAEKSLAGMYIVQDGLFRYVNARFAEVHGLTVNEIIDKKGPINLVLPEDWPRVKENMHKRLSGEIESLNFEFRILAKNGDIKNVEAYTTRIMYQGKPAIIGTLLDITERKKAIEALQDERKTLFTILEHQPVGIALIDKSGKYQYLNPEFTNITGYNLQDITIGTGWFEKAYPDPEYRRKVIDAWKTDRLHEGGKGADIEFIITCKNGQTKCIEFRTTHLKDYSITALTDITGQKRAEEDREKLQAQLLQSQKIESIGQLAGGIAHDFNNIISAIMGYGDILKMKMDKDDPRRMYLEHILTSSEKAAGLTQNLLAFSRKQVIELKPYKVNTLIKAMETLLKRLLTEDIDLEVILENTDVTIMADKTQIDQVLMNLTTNARDAMPKGGRLVIETKKVKADTEFLQMQGYDKSGEYALILVKDTGIGMDKKTKEHIYDPFFTTKEVGRGTGLGLSMVYGIIKQHNGFIDTYSDQGVGTTFCIFIPAIKTIKDEEKNGILEVKGGTETILIAEDNTELRTLATMVLGMAGYTVIEAVDGEDALRSFFEHKDEIDLLLFDVVMPKKNGKEAYEEIKKINPDIKVLFTSGYTGDVVIDKGVQDKTVNFIQKPLTSYDLLNKIREILDAQVSC
- a CDS encoding phosphoribosylaminoimidazolesuccinocarboxamide synthase, whose amino-acid sequence is MDTDKTLRETNFAEIGVPKKGKVRDIYDLGDRLLIVTTDRLSAFDVVLPTGITDKGRVLTKLSGFWFHEMEDIISNHILETDVEKYPEPLKKYGGQLKDRSMIVKKAKVIPVECVVRGYLAGSGWNDYKEKGNICGIPLTKGLRESSKLEMPIFTPTTKADEGHDMSITYNETIDLIGEAVAKKLRDTSISIYEKACKIAEEKGVIIADTKFEFGMLDGEMIVIDEMLTPDSSRFWSIKGYQPGKPQDSYDKQIVRDYLNTLDWNKKYPGPELPAEIVDKTQARYVEILRILTGKGL
- a CDS encoding flavin reductase, whose amino-acid sequence is MNLKAIQKICYGMYIVGSKKEGKLNGQIANTAFQITSEPPTIAISINKLNLTHECIMESKIFAISILSNEAPMTLIGNFGFKSGRDIDKFKDVKFKTGLTGAPIVLEYSAGYLECEVIGVTDVGTHSIFIGKVVDCDTLSDGEPMTYAYYHQIKGGKSPKTAPTYVKEEEPGEKPAIAGKYKCNVCGYVYDPANGDTDAGIKPGTAFEKLPENWVCPVCGASKSEFEPET